GCTGTGGTGATAAAAAATGCCTCTTAGAAGAAAAAAACAGGATGATGGCAGAGGTTCTCCATCTTGGATGACTACTTTTTCAGATCTCATGACACTTTTGCTGACTTTTTTTATCCTGCTATACTCAATGTCGACTATCGACGTCTTTAAATTCGAGAATGTGGCTAGCGCTTTGCAAAGTGTTCTGATTGGCGAGGCCAAACCGACAATTTTCTCCGACGACATTCCGCCGGGCAATGTTCCGATTAATGATCTTTTGCCTATTGAACAAACCCAGATTGAAGAGATGAACACGGAACTGGTACAGCTCTACCAATTGGTGAATGAATATGTTAAAAGAGAGGGTCTCCAAGCTGAGATATCTGTAAGGGCTGATCGGAGAGGAGTTATTATAGACATCAAGGAGAAGGTGCTTTTCGATTCAGGAGCGGCCGTATTGAAGGGAAATAGCAAGGAGGTACTTGATAAGGTTGTGATGCTAATAGAACAATTTGACAATAAAATAATCGTCGAGGGACATACGGATACAGTGCCGATAAATACGGCCAAGTTCCCTAGCAACTGGGAAC
This sequence is a window from Peptostreptococcaceae bacterium. Protein-coding genes within it:
- a CDS encoding OmpA family protein → MPLRRKKQDDGRGSPSWMTTFSDLMTLLLTFFILLYSMSTIDVFKFENVASALQSVLIGEAKPTIFSDDIPPGNVPINDLLPIEQTQIEEMNTELVQLYQLVNEYVKREGLQAEISVRADRRGVIIDIKEKVLFDSGAAVLKGNSKEVLDKVVMLIEQFDNKIIVEGHTDTVPINTAKFPSNWELSVIRAINVLRYFTEEKDIDPVRISVAGYGKYKPISTNDNTLGRAMNRRVNILILVETE